In the genome of Pontibacter actiniarum, the window TACGCAGCCGCGACCTTCTCCTGCCAGGTGGCAGGGGTTGTATGCAGGTGCGCCCCAAACTCAATGTGCTCAAAGGCCGGGATCAGATGGCTGAACAGGTAGGTGATGTTGGCCGGTGTCGCCACGCCAATGGTATCCGACAGCGACACAATTTTTACCTGCAGCTTGTCCAGCTCCTGCACAAACCCGATCACCGTGTCCACATCCCAGGGGTCGTTGTAAGGGTTACCGAAGCCCATGGAGATATAGGTAACCAGTGTCTTCCCGCTTTTCTGGCAAATCTCCTGGATGCGGGCCAGCTGTTGCATGGCCTCGGCTACACTTTTGTTGGTGTTGCGCTGCTGAAACGTCTCCGACACCGAGAGTGGAAAGCCCAGGTAGTCGATCTGCTCAAACTGCGCGGCATCCTCGGCACCGCGGGTGTTGGCGATAATCGCAAGCAGCTTGGAGGAGGTGTTCTCCAGGTCCAGCTTTCCCAATACCTCGGCAGTATCGCGCATCTGCGGGATGGCCTTGGGCGATACAAAGCTGCCGAAGTCAATGGTGTCGAAGCCAACCTTGAGCAGCTGGTTGATATACTTTGCCTTTAGCGCGGTAGGTATAAACTCCCGGATGCCTTGCATGGCATCGCGTGGGCACTCAATTATTTTCATAGTGTTTTTGCAAGTTTGTTAAGCAGGGCCTGCACCGGCCTCACCCAAAGATACACAACTCCGGCAAGGGGAAGAAATCCTGCGCCGTACTTTGATTTACAGTGCATATTTGATAGTTTAAGTAACGAATTATACTGTTGTAACAGCATCCACCGCCTATGACGAAGATAAAAAACAGTACCGTGCTGGTAACCGGTGGCGCCTCCGGCATCGGCAGGCTTCTTGGCCAGCGCTGCCTCCAGTCCGGGGCCAGCCGGCTTGTTATCTGGGACATTAACTGCCAAAACCTGCAACAGGTTGCACAAGAGTTACAGGCGCAGGGCCACCAGGTGCATACGTATGAAGTAGATGTGGCAAAGCCGGAGGAGGTGGAGCAGGCTGCACAGCAGGTAATGGACACCGTTGGGGTGCCCGATATACTTTTTAACAATGCAGGCATTGTCGTGGGGAAACCCTTTGCCGAACACTCGTACTTCGACATCAAACGCACCCTGGATATTAACGTGCTGGGGGTAATGGCGGTGACGCGGGCTTTCCTGCCACGCATGGTTGCCCGCGGCAGCGGCCATGTGGTCACCATTGCCTCCGCCGCCGGTTTAATCCCTAACCCGCGCATGAGCGTGTACGCAGCCAGTAAGTGGGCCGTGCTGGGATGGTCAGAGAGCCTTCGCCTGGAGCTTGAAGCCCTGAAGCAAGACCTGCATGTAACCACCGTTACGCCAAGCTACATAGACACCGGCATGTTTGCCGGCGTAAAGGCCCCGCTGCTCGCGCCCATCCTTAAACCGGAGCGCATTACCCGTGCGATACTGGAGGCGGTGGAGCAGAACAAAATCATACTGCGCAAACCGGCTATTGTGAACCTGCTACCCTTCCTGCGCGGAGTTCTACCAACAAAGCTCTTCGACAAGATCGTAGGCCGCGGATTTCACGTATATTCTTCCATGGATCACTTTGCTGGGCGCCCGGCAGCCGAAGCGGTTCCCCGCGAAAAAGAAGCTTCAAAACCATAAGCTATGCCAACCCCTCACTCCGCTCAAACAGCCTCCCCTCCCGCCGAAACCGATGAACGGCACATCCGGGATCTGGTACAGAAACAGCGCACCTTCTTCTCCTCGGGGAAAACCTTGGACATAAGCTTCCGCAAAGAGCGGCTCCGGCAGTTGCAGCAGGTTATCCGGCAGCACGAGCAGGAGCTGTTTGACGCCATGTTTGCTGACTTTCACAAGCCAGAGCTGGAGTCTTACGCCACGGAGGTGGGCTTTGTGGAGCTGGAACTGAAACAGACACTGCAGCACCTGCACAAATGGGCCAGGCCCCGGCGGGTAAAGGAATCGTTTATCAATTTCCCGTCGCGCAGTTACATTCATACAGAGCCTTATGGCGTCTCACTTATTATAGGCCCCTGGAACTATCCCTTCCAACTGCTCCTTAACCCGCTCATCGGGTCCATGGCAGCAGGCAACTGCGCCGTTGTAAAACCCTCTGAGCTTACCCCGACCACGTCTGCGGTAGTTGCCAAAATGATCCGCAACAACTTTGAGGAGGAGTACCTGGCCGTGGTGGAGGGAGGCGTACCCAGCACCCAACACTTACTCAGCCAGCGCTTCGACTACATTTTCTTTACAGGAAGCACGCAGGTAGGAAAGATCGTAATGCAGGCCGCCGCCGAACACCTGACGCCGCTCACGCTTGAGCTGGGGGGCAAAAGCCCCGCCATTGTGGCCGAGGATGCAGACCTGGAGCTGGCGGCTCGCCGGATTACGTGGGGCAAGTTTCTGAACGCGGGCCAGACCTGCGTAGCCCCGGACTACCTGCTGGTGCAGGAGCAGGTAAAAGAGGAGCTGATCCAACGCATTAACCAGTGCATCGGGGAGTTTTACGGCAGTGACCCCATGCAAAGCCACGATTATGCCCGCATTGTAAATGACAGGCATTTTCACCGGCTAAGCGGCTTTCTGAAGGATGGGCTGGTGCGTTCTGGCGGCCAGACCGATGCGCCAAGCCGTTACATCGCCCCGACTGTGCTGGACCAGGTTACCTGGCAACACCCAGTGATGCAGGAGGAGATTTTCGGCCCCATACTACCGGTTATTACCGTGGAAAACATGCAGGAGGCCATCCGGGTTGTGAATGCACACGAGAAGCCGCTCGCGCTGTACTTCTTCTCCTCCAATAAAGAGCAGCAGCAGCACCTGCTAAAGTACACCCACTTTGGGGGCGGCTGCATCAACGACACCATCTCACACCTTATAAACCCGAACCTGCCGTTCGGAGGTGTAGGCGGCAGCGGCATGGGCAGTTACCACGGGCAAAACAGCTTCGATGTGTTTTCGCACCAGAAAAGCGTGCTGCACCGTGGCACCTGGCTGGACCTTCCGCTCCGCTACCCGCCTTACCAAAACCGCCTGCCCATGCTGCGCAAGCTGTTTAACTGGCTCTAGCGCCGGGTGGTGGCGCATGCAGGCACAGCCGCCGTTCTTAACCCGCCGCTGCCTGCCTTCGTTTCAGGTGTGGCAGGGCTTGCGTAAACCGGCCGGCAACACGACGCACGTTAAAACGATGGAAAAGATGGCAAGACAGGAAGCTAAACAGCAGGTTCCGCCGGAGCAAAAAGGGCCGAGTTTACTGCTTTCGGAGCAGGGAAACAGACCGCTGAGGTTAACCCCTCAGCCCCAGGAGCCTTTGGTAAAGTATAGCTTGCGGCGGGGAGCGGTTACCCCGGTACCGCCGGAAATGAACAGCTCGGTGGAGGCAAGCCTGGGAGTACAGCCGCCACCACCGAAGCCACTGCTGCAAGCAGTAGTGCCCTGGGTGCTGTCACATATTTAATTATTCACTACATTCGCTTTCAAAACACTAAAACATAAATGGGTTTATTGCTTTTATACCTTGCGGTTGCATTATTCTTTTCATTCCTCTGTTCGTTACTCGAGGCTTCGCTGTTAAGTATCACACCCTCCCACGTTTCCATTGTTAATTCAGAAAATCCTTCGCTGGGCAAGGACCTCCAGCATTTTAAGGACAACATAGACCGGCCGCTGGCAGCCATACTTACGCTCAATACCTTTGCCCACACCATTGGGGCAGCCGGTGTGGGTGCAGAAGCGCAGCTTCTGTGGGGAGACGAGTACCTCACGGCTGTGTCGGTGGTCCTGACGATCATCATTCTTATTTTCACGGAGATTATCCCCAAAACGCTGGGAGCCAATTACTGGAAGCAGCTGACGCCCTTTACGGTGCGCACGCTCAAAATCCTGATCTACTCTCCCCTCTACCCGATTATCGTACTGTCACAGTTCATCACCAAGCGCCTGAAAACAGAAAAAGGCCGCAGTGTGCTTAGCCGTGCCGACTTTACGGCCATGGCAGAGCTGGGCATCAAAGAGGGTATTTTCAAAAAGGGGGAGTCCCAGATCATTCAGAATATCCTGCGGTTCAACAACATCCTGGTGCGCCACATCATGACGCCGCGCACCGTAATCGTGAGCGCGCAGGAAGACATGACCATGGCAGACTTCTTCCGTGACTTCCCGGACCTGCGTTTCTCCCGGATACCGATCTACTCCGAAAACCTGGACGATGTGAAAGGCTATATCCTGAAAGAGGAAGTGCTGTACAAAATCATAGACGGGCAGGGGAACCAGCCCCTGAAATCAATCAGGCGCAAAGTACAGGTGGTGCCGGAGCACATGCCCATCCCAACGCTGTTCAACAAGCTGCTCGAGCAGCAGGAACAGATCGCCCTTGTGGTGGATGAGTATGGCGGGACAGCCGGTTTGATCAGCATGGAAGACATGATTGAGACCCTGCTTGGCATGGAAATCATAGATGAGCTGGACCAGGTGGCCGACCTGCAAACCTGGGCCCGGCAGAACTGGGAGAAGCGCGCGCGCCGCCTGGGCTATTCGCCGGAGTAAAACTGCCGCCACAGTGTCTGTACATAAAAAAAAGCGCCTGCCAAAGCTTATGCTACAGCAGGCGCTTTACCTTTGCTACTACCTCTTACTGAAACTGCTCCTCCTCGGTAGAGCCTATGAGGGCGGCTGTGGAAGTGGTGCCGGAAGTGACGGTGTTCTGTACGGCATCGAAATAGCCGGTGCCCACAAACGACTGATGCTTCACAGCTTTAAACCCATCCTTGGCCAGGCCAAACTCACGCTGCTGCAGCTCTGAGTAACCTGCCATGCCGCGCTCCTTGTAGGCCTTTGCCAGCTCAAACATGCTGGTGTTGAGGGCGTGGAAGCCTGCCAGCGTAATAAACTGGAACTTGTACCCCATCGCGGCCAGCTCCTCGCGGAAAGTCTCCATCTCCTCCACGCTTAGCTTAGAGGCCCAGTTAAAGGACGGAGAGCAGTTATAGGCCAGCAACTTACCCGGAAACTGCTTGTGTATCGCCTCTGCGAACTGGCGAGCCTGGTCCAGGTCCGGGTGCGACGTTTCCATCCAGATCAAATCGGCATAAGGCGCGTAGGCCAGGCCGCGGGCAATGCCCTGCTCAATGCCGCAGCGCACATGGAAGAAGCCTTCGCTCGTGCGCGGCTTGTCAAGTATAAACTCGTGGTCGCGCGGGTCGATGTCGCTGGTGATGAGGTTGGCGGCATCGGCATCGGTGCGGGCCACCACAATGGTCGGCACTCCCATCACATCCGTGGCCAGGCGGGCGGCTACCAGTTTGTTGATCGCCTCCTGCGTGGGCACCAGCACTTTGCCGCCCAGGTGGCCGCACTTCTTGGCCGACGACAGCTGGTCTTCGAAGTGTACGCCGGCGGCACCGGACTCAATCATCATTTTCATCAGTTCAAACGCATTCAGGTTACCGCCAAAGCCTGCCTCGGCATCCGCTACGATCGGCACCATGTAGTCTTTCTCGCCTTCGCCGTTCACGCTCTGTATCTGGTCGGCACGCAGCAGGGAGTTGTTAATTTTCTTCACAACGTTCGGCACAGAGTCTGCCGGGTACAGGCTCTGGTCCGGGTACATCTGGCC includes:
- a CDS encoding hydroxymethylglutaryl-CoA lyase; the protein is MKIIECPRDAMQGIREFIPTALKAKYINQLLKVGFDTIDFGSFVSPKAIPQMRDTAEVLGKLDLENTSSKLLAIIANTRGAEDAAQFEQIDYLGFPLSVSETFQQRNTNKSVAEAMQQLARIQEICQKSGKTLVTYISMGFGNPYNDPWDVDTVIGFVQELDKLQVKIVSLSDTIGVATPANITYLFSHLIPAFEHIEFGAHLHTTPATWQEKVAAAYEAGCRRFDGALRGYGGCPMAKDELVGNMATENLVGFFENKGVNLSLNKPALQVAMAESGAVFL
- a CDS encoding SDR family oxidoreductase encodes the protein MTKIKNSTVLVTGGASGIGRLLGQRCLQSGASRLVIWDINCQNLQQVAQELQAQGHQVHTYEVDVAKPEEVEQAAQQVMDTVGVPDILFNNAGIVVGKPFAEHSYFDIKRTLDINVLGVMAVTRAFLPRMVARGSGHVVTIASAAGLIPNPRMSVYAASKWAVLGWSESLRLELEALKQDLHVTTVTPSYIDTGMFAGVKAPLLAPILKPERITRAILEAVEQNKIILRKPAIVNLLPFLRGVLPTKLFDKIVGRGFHVYSSMDHFAGRPAAEAVPREKEASKP
- a CDS encoding aldehyde dehydrogenase, giving the protein MPTPHSAQTASPPAETDERHIRDLVQKQRTFFSSGKTLDISFRKERLRQLQQVIRQHEQELFDAMFADFHKPELESYATEVGFVELELKQTLQHLHKWARPRRVKESFINFPSRSYIHTEPYGVSLIIGPWNYPFQLLLNPLIGSMAAGNCAVVKPSELTPTTSAVVAKMIRNNFEEEYLAVVEGGVPSTQHLLSQRFDYIFFTGSTQVGKIVMQAAAEHLTPLTLELGGKSPAIVAEDADLELAARRITWGKFLNAGQTCVAPDYLLVQEQVKEELIQRINQCIGEFYGSDPMQSHDYARIVNDRHFHRLSGFLKDGLVRSGGQTDAPSRYIAPTVLDQVTWQHPVMQEEIFGPILPVITVENMQEAIRVVNAHEKPLALYFFSSNKEQQQHLLKYTHFGGGCINDTISHLINPNLPFGGVGGSGMGSYHGQNSFDVFSHQKSVLHRGTWLDLPLRYPPYQNRLPMLRKLFNWL
- a CDS encoding CNNM domain-containing protein, whose amino-acid sequence is MGLLLLYLAVALFFSFLCSLLEASLLSITPSHVSIVNSENPSLGKDLQHFKDNIDRPLAAILTLNTFAHTIGAAGVGAEAQLLWGDEYLTAVSVVLTIIILIFTEIIPKTLGANYWKQLTPFTVRTLKILIYSPLYPIIVLSQFITKRLKTEKGRSVLSRADFTAMAELGIKEGIFKKGESQIIQNILRFNNILVRHIMTPRTVIVSAQEDMTMADFFRDFPDLRFSRIPIYSENLDDVKGYILKEEVLYKIIDGQGNQPLKSIRRKVQVVPEHMPIPTLFNKLLEQQEQIALVVDEYGGTAGLISMEDMIETLLGMEIIDELDQVADLQTWARQNWEKRARRLGYSPE
- the aceA gene encoding isocitrate lyase — translated: MTKNERSQKIERDWIENPRWTGIRRPYSAEEVVKLQGSVQIEYTLARNGAEKLWRLLHSEKYVAGLGALTGNQAVQEVEAGLNAIYLSGWQVAADANLAGQMYPDQSLYPADSVPNVVKKINNSLLRADQIQSVNGEGEKDYMVPIVADAEAGFGGNLNAFELMKMMIESGAAGVHFEDQLSSAKKCGHLGGKVLVPTQEAINKLVAARLATDVMGVPTIVVARTDADAANLITSDIDPRDHEFILDKPRTSEGFFHVRCGIEQGIARGLAYAPYADLIWMETSHPDLDQARQFAEAIHKQFPGKLLAYNCSPSFNWASKLSVEEMETFREELAAMGYKFQFITLAGFHALNTSMFELAKAYKERGMAGYSELQQREFGLAKDGFKAVKHQSFVGTGYFDAVQNTVTSGTTSTAALIGSTEEEQFQ